The DNA segment ctatgggcataccgcactatACTAAAAACTAGCACAGGAGAAACGCCATATTCACTGGTCTACGAGACCGATGCAGTTATACCAGTCGAGGTTGGAGAACCCAGTTTGGGATACTCCAACGAGAGCGGACCAATCAACGacgaaagtaggctacaagatatggatgaagtcaaagaacgaagagacatgacccacataagaatggtagcTCAGAAGCAGCAAGTTGAAAGACACCACAACAAGAAAGCCAAGGTGCGACCACTCAAAGTCGGAGACTATgtcctcaaggccaaaacacaagcatcaaaagaccctaatgagggaaaattAGGAACGAACTgggacggaccatacaaaatcgTAGCTGCAGCAAACAAAAGTGCATTCTAgttagaaacaatggagggaaaattactccaaaacaactggaatgtcgcccacctcaagtacttccacttctAAAAAAAGGCGTtacctaagtcgtactctttttccctcacctgggttttgtcccaatcaggttttcctagggaggtttttaacgaggcggcaAGGGAAACGCCTAAAGGATCGAAGTGATGTTCATTACCTCGACCCGTCGACATGATCTCCGAAGTGAAGTATTGAAGGGATTGGATAtagataatcaaatctccattgtatgtgcaGAGTCGACATGTGATTCTCACAAGAAtttaatcaaatctccattggtCGACATGTGATTCTCACAAGAAttcaatcaaatctccattgtatgtataGAGTAGACATGTGAGTCTCATAAGAACTCAATCGAATCTCCATTATCCGACATGTGATTCTCACAAGAATTTAATTAAACCTCCAGTGCATAAACAAAGTCAGGTCTTCCTACTGGAATACGATCAAATCTCCAACAAaaaatggctaaggccatcgacgataatgagttcgacctcattcgaactacgacgagGATCCTACTTAGACGACAGTTCGaagaaacatcccaatggctaaggccattgaCGATAATGAGTTCGACCTTATTCGAACTACGACGAGATCCAACTTCGACGACAGTTCCAATCaatatcccaatggctaaggccatcgatgaTAATGAGTTCGTCCTCGTTCGAACTAtgatgggatcctacttcgacaacagttcgaagcaacatcccaatggctaaggccatcgacgataATGAGTTCAACCTCATTCAAACTACGAcggggatcctacttcgacgatagttcgaagcaatatcccaatggctaaggccatcgacaataatgagttcgacctcattgacaattcgaagcaacatcccaatggctaaggccatcgatgataat comes from the Nicotiana sylvestris chromosome 4, ASM39365v2, whole genome shotgun sequence genome and includes:
- the LOC138889479 gene encoding uncharacterized protein, which codes for MAKLKVQWGIRIEKHRRHLNQSKRDHEKTVAKMKKEMAILEIKAADQAKNFQIESRYWYDSLAQMKLEHIKRILSTPYHPTANGQAESSNKVILNILKKKLEEAKGLWPELLPEVLWAYRTILKTSTGETPYSLVYETDAVIPVEVGEPSLGYSNESGPINDESRLQDMDEVKERRDMTHIRMVAQKQQVERHHNKKAKVRPLKVGDYVLKAKTQASKDPNEGKLGTNWDGPYKIVAAANKSAF